The proteins below come from a single Clarias gariepinus isolate MV-2021 ecotype Netherlands chromosome 17, CGAR_prim_01v2, whole genome shotgun sequence genomic window:
- the LOC128545455 gene encoding chondroitin sulfate proteoglycan 4-like has translation MSQCVLSVRSLLEKLLLLLVLIKPPAHGASFYGDGFVQLKTVGSSSKNSLHVRFRTSSADGLLFLAAGETDFLWVALQAGRIQVQIELGSGERTLRSEEAAHLNDLTWHSVELQHNDHNITLTVDRTVQSRLSIPGPDLELSVQDGFYVGGLENSDKLYLFTDISHVGFRGCLDEVLFNEHNLLSSLRPYSGYKIVHEVSLGCSPQFSASVNDSISFFSSKAYISLPKWEISQEGVFECEFYTSGEAGLLLYSSVGKGDYVALEIRHKRLIAVVRVDGSKTVLSSITAVGGDAWHSLRLCVAPRALQLTIGEEILNSSFGAKSGALHFNRPLFLGGVDAKTFSEVQRNGLLSVTSKHMSGASFKGCLRNIRVNDRNMGLLNAIVSKDISVGCEPVKHVQPISTANPQTFQLETPHLDKTNAQTFLLLKDLEVLEGGRAPLDSEHIKLNLEFHKLGIQQSQIMFRVEEQPVHGELRLDVDPDQQDNTFNVLDLHHGRVMYVHGGSEDSQDFFMFSVFTTSTNKDVPGYLKASHLHRFNITVEPINDAPELSLPEGSIFILLENSKRHLSTDMLRATDPDSSYTELVFSILGNLIASAGFLELADNPGKPMTSFSYSHLEQGKVSFVHNGIKNSRMAIRVSDGEKVSNTVVLRIIAIALEYKIINNTGVDVIQGRASLIGSKNLAVQVNVAKQAIDIRYDVLSPPVYGQLQRLHSSGEWKHTSTFTQKLLEKDRLRYLSTFHGPQFKNISDGFKCNISIGSWASDEVLVHIRVQWVHYKVTRSKMEVNDDHKVTLTPRDLRIVSKNVKLSENDIYIRLLTLPRKGVLLFNDKPLKKNSTFSQMNITDQKVQYKLYGNPNKDLRDTFSFQVFSEYSYSGTHDFRISIKAAVHGVVLRNHGLALMEGESKIITKDSLFFETFDSRAVSYTIRSSPQHGKIIRSDNSSINIKEFTNQDILEERILYVHDDSETARDAFMFCVSASSLKDYHGVFNISIELVNDQKPVRVVDKVFHVARDSQRLLTLEDLCYHDPDSDYDDRQLLYTRRGISLGDLVLVNDTTHKLYQFHQKDLEEKKVLFVHRGVSFGRFVLFVFDGKHYASALLEVSAQDPYLKIANNTGLLVQKGQEVILQSVNFSVATNTDVRSDEDILFEIFHPPSHGILLCEGIEADAFTQYDLKAGHVVYRHDDGRNLMDSFSLTATVNGLRMDVTVVVKVYLKSHQKPPQVIHNHNVVVEEGKSVTMHKTELEVVHEDNTPDEIVYTVKTPPSHGFLRRSHVSGENRYDGNVRKFSQWDVNAGHIRYVQEKPGHTGDSFSLDVTNGIVTVCDLVVFVDIIPFFLPLEVENLTMEEGTSRALTREVIKVTGQHFTKLHVLYHVIEGPYHGRIEHFWIPGVPILSFTRVQVEHDFIFYVHDGSETTADNFTLVANVTDVHKQSVPRVIHVNVTPVNDESPVITNNKILMVWVNSVTEITSDELSAADRDSGPDSLEFIITPPSNGHLALKSAPSRPVLNFTQAHILNRQLVFVHSGAMLGGFHFQVNDGLNFAPRQIFNITAQSRALSLERNRELKVFPGSSKVISMENLFIATDDYEDFRENHTIIYTVTSPPKLGRLIRSRDGNSTETKPISTFTQNMLKSGLVVYEHTKPIAWTARDSFIFTASSPSVSPPPYTFNIHISYDNTSPGHWSVLFANTGAVVLQGSRIMIDKLKLDASNLLGKLLEEERDSYDIWYRVTTPPQFGIIVIDERNLTHEKPNFSQSILNNHGIMYVHDGSESTFDSFCFDVWLNFIGKPPQVPHEKDFIVSESFNITVMPVNAVPPLLKTKAPSLLVVKGDTVVLSPENLDIKELDSLPEDIHYTVVSKPDNGFLALEGWLNESTPTFTQADVNEGRVHFVQEGDPTSGVFYFSVTDGFHRPHYKLLNLEVCGVQIHVLNNTGLTLVQGQTTGILTLQHLAAVTNKKNTTIKYYITTPPSHGRLVIKEDQITHFDQEELSSRKVSYQMTDLSSSLDSFEFAVVTAESNLTNQVFNITVKPLIHLGKQVWIPDGIPVKIRKDVLNASELATISASDPIFEIIVPPKYGKVVNVTVNLDGASESIESFTFRDVEQGRIAVHENLNLPSAHHNTTTSVLHNKTAFKDSFVFLLKAANVQPASGEFVFMVVPYEPMTGKHVVSAAPVHPTIHPASNRTSNVVLHMNEPAHMHPTIRPLWAPKTRTRNRVHTRGKFTVFNAPKNTAGRHKDLPRNTPIRVESLPRPASDPLLIILPLLACLFLIVILVVLILVFRHRQEKRAQPSMIQDPPENYVEDMVSPSHYLGQSERSLTIPSVVVTPLMPRCTRSPVLEAEHNETFVPAITLPDSPMLVSPWSTMDPEATPQSSPTLRQNQYWV, from the exons ATGTCTCAGTGTGTGCTGAGTGTCAGGAGCCTGCTGGAGAAACTGCTTTTACTTCTAGTGCTAATAAAGCCACCTGCTCATGGAG CCTCTTTCTATGGGGATGGATTTGTGCAGCTGAAAACAGTGGGGTCGTCCAGTAAAAACTCCCTGCATGTGAGATTTAGGACCTCCAGCGCAGACGGGCTGCTCTTCCTGGCTGCCGGGGAAACAGATTTCCTCTGGGTGGCGCTACAGGCAGGACGTATTCAG GTCCAGATTGAACTCGGCTCAGGCGAACGCACCCTTCGCTCAGAGGAAGCAGCTCACCTGAACGACCTTACCTGGCACTCCGTTGAGCTCCAGCACAATGACCACAACATCACCCTGACTGTAGACAGAACTGTACAGAGCAGACTGAGCATCCCCGGGCCCGACCTGGAGCTCAGCGTTCAGGACGGATTTTATGTCGGCGGACTTGAGAATTCGGATAAGCTCTATCTTTTCACTGATATATCTCACGTGGGCTTTCGTGGCTGCCTGGATGAAGTGCTGTTTAATGAACACAATCTGCTTTCATCCTTAAGGCCTTACTCTGGATATAAAATTGTCCATGAGGTGTCTTTGGGCTGCAGCCCACAGTTTTCAGCCTCTGTGAATGACTCGATCAGTTTCTTCAGTTCCAAAGCATACATATCTCTGCCGAAGTGGGAGATCTCACAGGAaggtgtgtttgagtgtgagtTCTATACCTCAGGTGAAGCTGGGCTTCTCTTGTACAGCTCTGTGGGGAAAGGGGATTACGTGGCTTTGGAGATTCGACACAAGCGCCTCATTGCTGTTGTTAGAGTAGATGGGAGTAAGACAGTTTTAAGCTCTATAACAGCTGTCGGTGGAGACGCTTGGCATTCACTGAGGCTCTGTGTAGCACCTAGGGCTCTTCAGTTAACCATTGGTGAAGAGATCTTGAATTCCAGTTTCGGAGCCAAATCTGGAGCTCTCCATTTTAACAGGCCCCTCTTCCTGGGTGGGGTGGATGCAAAGACATTTTCAGAAGTGCAGAGAAATGGTTTGCTCTCTGTCACGTCGAAGCACATGAGTGGTGCCTCCTTTAAAGGCTGTCTTAGAAATATTAGAGTCAATGATCGAAACATGGGCCTGCTCAACGCTATTGTGTCCAAAGACATTTCTGTTGGATGTGAGCCTGTAAAACATGTCCAACCCATCTCCACAGCCAATCCACAGACTTTTCAACTGGAGACTCCTCATTTAGACAAGACAAACGCTCAGACCTTCTTGCTTCTTAAAGATCTGGAGGTTCTTGAAGGTGGCCGAGCACCACTTGATTCAGAGCACATTAAATTGAACCTGGAATTCCACAAGCTTGGGATCCAGCAATCCCAGATCATGTTCCGCGTTGAGGAGCAGCCGGTCCATGGAGAGCTGAGACTTGATGTTGATCCTGATCAACAGGATAATACTTTCAACGTTCTGGATTTACATCATGGTCGGGTCATGTATGTTCACGGGGGATCAGAGGATTCTCAGGACTTCTTCATGTTTTCAGTTTTCACCACCAGCACCAATAAAGATGTTCCTGGTTATTTGAAAGCAAGCCACTTGCACAGGTTTAACATCACGGTAGAGCCTATTAATGATGCCCCAGAGCTCAGCCTCCCGGAGGGAAGTATTTTTATTCTCCTAGAGAACTCAAAACGACATCTGAGCACAGACATGTTGAGAGCTACTGACCCCGATAGTAGTTACACAGAACTGGTATTCTCTATACTCGGTAACTTAATTGCAAGCGCTGGATTCCTGGAACTTGCTGATAATCCAGGAAAACCCATGACCTCGTTCTCCTACTCGCACTTGGAACAGGGTAAGGTGAGTTTCGTCCACAATGGCATTAAGAACTCTAGGATGGCCATAAGAGTGAGCGATGGAGAAAAAGTGAGTAATACGGTTGTGCTGAGAATTATCGCCATCGCCTTGgagtataaaattataaataacacCGGTGTGGACGTGATCCAGGGTCGAGCTTCTCTCATTGGTAGCAAAAATTTAGCTGTGCAAGTAAACGTAGCCAAGCAAGCGATCGATATCCGGTACGATGTTCTAAGCCCGCCTGTCTACGGTCAGCTGCAACGACTACATTCCAGTGGTGAGTGGAAGCATACTAGTACCTTTACGCAGAAACTTCTAGAAAAGGATCGACTCAGGTATCTTAGCACCTTCCATGGtccacaatttaaaaatatatccgATGGCTTCAAATGCAACATCAGCATTGGCTCTTGGGCTTCAGATGAAGTTCTCGTTCATATAAGGGTCCAGTGGGTTCATTATAAAGTCACAAGAAGTAAAATGGAGGTGAACGATGATCATAAAGTCACATTGACACCTCGGGATTTAAGAATAGTCTCCAAAAATGTGAAATTGTCTGAGAATGATATTTACATCCGTTTGTTGACTTTACCAAGGAAAGGCGTCTTGTTATTCAATGACAAGCCCCTAAAAAAGAACTCTACTTTCAGCCAAATGAACATCACTGATCAAAAAGTGCAGTATAAACTTTATGGAAACCCAAACAAAGACTTGAGGGACACATTCAGCTTTCAGGTGTTTTCGGAATACTCCTATTCTGGGACGCATGACTTCAGGATCAGTATCAAAGCCGCTGTTCACGGCGTAGTTTTGAGAAATCACGGCCTTGCCCTCATGGAAGGGGAGAGTAAGATCATCACCAAGGACAGTCTTTTCTTTGAGACGTTTGACTCCAGGGCCGTAAGTTACACCATCAGGAGCAGCCCTCAACACGGGAAAATAATCCGAAGTGACAACTCCAGCATCAACATCAAGGAGTTTACAAATCAGGACATTCTAGAGGAGCGCATCTTGTATGTTCATGATGATAGTGAAACAGCACGCGATGCGTTCATGTTCTGCGTTTCGGCGTCATCTCTGAAAGACTATCATGGCGTTTTTAACATCTCTATCGAGCTAGTGAATGACCAAAAACCTGTTCGAGTTGTAGATAAAGTCTTTCACGTTGCACGGGACAGTCAGAGGCTCCTGACGTTGGAGGATCTGTGTTACCATGACCCTGATTCAGACTACGATGACAGGCAGCTGCTTTACACCAGACGAGGAATCTCACTGGGCGATCTCGTCTTGGTAAATGATACCACGCACAAGCTTTATCAGTTCCATCAAAAAGATCTGGAGGAAAAGAAAGTGCTGTTTGTCCACAGAGGTGTCAGCTTTGGGCGCTTTGTCCTTTTTGTGTTTGACGGTAAGCATTATGCATCCGCGCTGCTGGAAGTAAGCGCACAGGATCCCTATTTAAAGATAGCAAACAACACTGGTCTACTGGTGCAAAAGGGACAGGAAGTCATTTTACAATCAGTCAACTTCAGCGTCGCTACCAACACTGATGTCAGAAGTGACGAGGATATACTTTTTGAGATATTTCATCCTCCGAGTCATGGCATTCTACTTTGCGAAGGCATCGAGGCTGATGCTTTTACTCAGTATGACTTGAAGGCGGGTCATGTCGTCTATCGCCATGACGATGGTAGAAACCTCATGGACTCCTTTAGCCTTACGGCTACGGTAAACGGGCTACGCATGGACGTGACCGTGGTGGTGAAGGTGTATCTCAAGAGCCATCAGAAACCTCCACAAGTCATCCACAACCACAACGTAGTGGTGGAGGAAGGAAAATCTGTTACGATGCACAAAACTGAACTTGAG GTAGTTCATGAGGATAACACACCAGACGAGATCGTGTACACCGTGAAAACACCACCGTCACACGGCTTCCTGAGGCGTTCTCACGTATCCGGGGAGAACCGTTACGATGGAAACGTTAGGAAGTTCTCGCAGTGGGACGTTAATGCTGGTCACATCCGGTACGTCCAGGAGAAACCCGGACACACCGGCGACTCTTTCTCACTGGACGTCACTAACGGGATTGTAACAGTCTGTGACCTGGTGGTGTTTGTGGACATCATTCCTTTTTTCCTTCCACTCGAGGTGGAAAATTTAACCATGGAAGAGGGAACTTCAAGAGCTCTAACTCGAGAAGTCATCAAGGTCACGGGTCAACATTTTACAAAACTTCATGTCCTGTACCATGTGATCGAAGGTCCATATCATGGCCGTATCGAGCACTTCTGGATCCCCGGGGTCCCGATCCTGTCTTTCACCAGGGTGCAG GTTGAACACGACTTCATATTTTATGTCCACGATGGCAGCGAGACGACAGCTGACAATTTCACACTGGTTGCGAATGTCACAGACGTCCATAAGCAGAGCGTGCCTCGGGTTATTCATGTGAACGTCACACCTGTGAACGACGAGTCTCCGGTTATAACCAACAACAAGATCCTGATG GTATGGGTGAACTCTGTGACTGAAATCACTAGCGATGAGCTCAGTGCTGCCGACCGTGACTCTGGCCCTGACAGCCTGGAGTTTATCATTACTCCCCCCAGCAACGGACACCTTGCCCTGAAGAGCGCCCCCTCCAGACCGGTCCTGAACTTCACCCAGGCTCACATCCTCAACCGTCAGCTAGTGTTTGTACACAGCG GTGCCATGCTGGGTGGATTTCATTTCCAAGTGAATGACGGACTTAATTTTGCCCCCAGGCAAATTTTTAATATCACTGCCCAATCTCGGGCGCTCAGCCTGGAGAGAAACCGTGAGCTCAAAGTGTTTCcag gTTCCTCAAAAGTCATTTCCATGGAAAATTTGTTTATTGCCACTGATGACTATGAAGATTTTCGTGAGAATCATACCATCATCTACACCGTTACCTCTCCCCCAAAACTGGGCCGGCTGATCAGATCCCGAGATGGCAATTCCACTGAGACAAAGCCAATATCTACGTTTACTCAAAACATG ttaaagtCCGGTTTGGTCGTATATGAACACACTAAGCCAATAGCGTGGACAGCAAGAGACTCCTTCATCTTTACAGCATCTTCTCCTTCAGTTTCCCCCCCACCTTACACTTTTAATATCCACATCTCCTACGATAACACAAGTCCAGGGCACTGGAGCGTCTTATTCGCCAAcacag GTGCAGTGGTACTTCAAGGCAGTCGGATTATGATTGACAAGTTGAAGCTGGATGCCTCAAATCTTTTGGGAAAGCTACTTGAAGAAGAGCGAGACTCCTATGATATCTGGTACAGAGTCACCACACCGCCACAATTCGGGATAATTGTCATAGATGAACGCAACCTGACCCATGAGAAACCCAACTTCTCGCAGTCCATCCTGAACAATCATGGCATAATGTATGTGCACGATGGCTCCGAGAGCACCTTTGACAGTTTTTGCTTTGATGTGTGGTTAAATTTTATAGGAAAACCCCCTCAGGTTCCTCATGAAAAAGACTTTATAGTCTCAGAGTCTTTTAATATCACTGTAATGCCCGTAAATGCTGTGCCTCCCTTACTGAAAACTAAAGCCCCCAGTCTCTTGGTGGTAAAAGGAGACACTGTAGTCTTAAGTCCTGAAAACCTTGATATAAAAGAACTGGACAGTTTACCCGAGGACATCCACTACACTGTAGTTAGCAAGCCTGACAATGGTTTCCTGGCCCTGGAAGGTTGGCTAAATGAATCTACTCCTACGTTTACCCAGGCTGATGTGAACGAGGGAAGGGTGCACTTTGTTCAAGAAGGAGATCCCACCTCAGGAGTGTTCTACTTCAGTGTAACTGATGGCTTCCATCGTCCACACTACAAGCTCTTAAATCTTGAAGTTTGTGGTGTCCAAATTCATGTTTTGAATAATACTGGATTGACTCTAGTACAAGGGCAGACTACAGGCATCCTGACACTTCAGCACTTGGCTGCGGTGACcaacaagaaaaacacaacCATAAAGTATTACATCACAACACCACCAAGTCACGGCAGGCTCGTCATTAAGGAAGACCAGATCACACACTTCGACCAGGAAGAACTTTCATCGAGGAAGGTTTCGTATCAAATGACGGACTTGTCCTCATCTCTAGATAGCTTTGAGTTCGCTGTTGTCACCGCCGAGAGCAACCTCACCAATCAAGTTTTCAATATCACAGTAAAGCCACTGATCCACCTTGGAAAACAAGTCTGGATTCCTGATGGTATTCCAGTTAAGATAAGGAAGGATGTTTTAAATGCCAGTGAGCTGGCAACCATCAGCGCCAGCGATCCGATCTTTGAAATCATTGTTCCTCCAAAATATGGCAAGGTAGTAAATGTAACAGTGAACTTAGATGGTGCATCAGAGTCTATAGAATCCTTTACCTTTAGGGATGTTGAGCAAGGCAGAATTGCTGTTCACGAGAACCTTAACTTGCCATCTGCACATCATAACACAACTACTTCTGTTCTGCATAACAAAACTGCATTTAAAGATTCgtttgtgtttcttttaaaaGCTGCCAACGTTCAGCCCGCCAGTGGAGAgtttgtttttatggttgtacCGTATGAGCCAATGACAGGAAAACATGTTGTTTCAGCAGCACCAGTGCATCCAACCATACATCCTGCTTCTAATAGAACAAGCAATGTTGTTTTACACATGAACGAACCGGCACACATGCACCCCACCATAAGACCACTCTGGGCACCAAAGACCAGGACACGAAACCGTGTCCACACACGAGGAAAATTCACAGTTTTTAATGCACCCAAGAACACAGCAGGCAGACACAAAGATCTTCCCAGGAACACTCCAATTAGGGTGGAATCTTTGCCAAGACCTGCCTCTGATCCTCTTCTTATTATTCTACCCTTGCTGGCCTGTCTGTTTCTTATCGTCATCCTAGTTGTTTTAATCCTGGTTTTCAGGCATAGGCAAGAGAAAAGGGCTCAGCCTTCCATGATACAAGACCCTCCAGAGAACTATGTGGAGGACATGGTGTCTCCAAGCCATTATTTGGGACAGTCTGAGAGAAGTCTAACCATTCCATCAGTTGTTGTGACCCCACTGATGCCAAGGTGTACTAGAAGTCCTGTTTTAGAGGCAGAGCACAATGAGACTTTTGTACCAGCAATAACACTTCCTGACTCTCCAATGCTTGTCTCTCCATGGAGTACCATGGATCCTGAAGCAACACCACAGTCTTCTCCAACTTTGAGACAAAATCAGTACTGGGTTTAA